Proteins from a genomic interval of Schistosoma mansoni strain Puerto Rico chromosome 6, complete genome:
- a CDS encoding phosphomannomutase has protein sequence MSKKVICLFDVDGTLTKPRNIISDHMSGFLLKLCSNVPLAVVSGSDFQKVSSQIGTLATEKFPYIFSENGLVVHNYGQKIKSTNIVEHVSEDTLQRFINFCLQYMSNLWLPRKRGNFIEFRNGLINVCPVGRSCSQEERDEFAEYDAKHKIREDFVMKMRSEFDSSPLQFAIGGQISIDVFPKGWDKRYCLQFLEDYDTIHFFGDKTEEGGNDYEIFSDPRTIGHTVTSPENTEAQLKALFPEYC, from the exons ATGAGCAAAAAGGTCATTTGCCTATTTGACGTTGATGGGACACTTACAAAGCCACGCAATATTATATCCGATCATATGTCTGGATTTTTGCTTAAATTGTGCTCTAATGTTCCCTTGGCTGTGGTTAGTGGTTCGGATTTCCAGAAAGTTTCGTCACAGATTGGGACATTAG CTACCGAAAAATTTCCATATATATTCTCTGAAAATGGTTTAGTAGTACACAATTATGGTCAGAAAATTAAAAGTACG AATATTGTTGAGCATGTTAGTGAAGACACCCTTCAACGTTTCATCAACTTTTGCCTCCAGTATATGTCGAACCTCTGGCTTCCGAGGAAAAGAggaaattttattgaattcaGAAATGGTTTGATAAATGTTTGTCCAGTTGGACGAAGCTGTAGTCAAGAAGAACGAGATGAATTTGCTGAATATGATGCG AAACATAAAATTCGCGAAGATTTTGTCATGAAAATGCGTTCGGAATTTGATTCAAGTCCTTTACAATTCGCTATAG GTGGACAAATTAGTATTGATGTTTTTCCAAAAGGTTGGGACAAACGATACTGTTTACAATTCTTGGAAGATTACGATACTATACATTTTTTTGGCGACAAAACAGAGGAG GGTGGAAATGATTACGAAATATTCAGTGACCCACGAACTATTGGACATACTGTCACATCACCGGAAAATACAGAAGCTCAACTCAAAGCGTTATTCCCTGAATATTGTTAA